The Burkholderia lata genome contains a region encoding:
- a CDS encoding methyl-accepting chemotaxis protein, with protein sequence MLHNWSIRTTLTAVGLILVALAAAVGGLGLYALNHASRSLDEIAHVDLPAIHTLDDTSSYLLRARVSLDRFRSLTEGGNTAEAAKVLDRAQELYAKSNQNWQAFQSTPKLGVEQALVDELTTRYTTIVKEGVEPEFAAARAGDMAAYHAVADTKISPMFVAYDQAASAVIASLQKRAEDRQAATQSQISLMIGLIAAGIAIAFVVVIAIRFALRGLIVQPLEDAIAHFERIAGGDLTQPVNVFSTNEIGRLFGGIKRMQDAVTTMVQAVHRGTESIDVGAREISTGNTDLSQRTEEQAASLQETASSMEQLTGTVRQNAENARQASQLAVNASDIATQGGDVVGQVVSTMQDIAASSGKVVDIIGTIEGIAFQTNILALNAAVEAARAGEQGRGFAVVAGEVRSLAQRSASAAKEIKTLIGDSAEKVESGSALVSRAGSTMDEIVQAVRRVTDIMGEISAASDEQSTGIEQVNRAVGQMDSVTQQNAALVEQAAAAAASLEEQTRQMKTIVSGWRVMGGITLAPSRGVARPVAHAPAPALTSEPRVDAAPVAALPAPQAAAQPARRAAPAPRAAAAAATGAGHEPKRAADTGAHAQKDAPASRGTAAGGYGPRLSKTAAPADKPAAKPALVRPALNGEKPAAATAGTSDDDWETF encoded by the coding sequence ATGTTGCATAACTGGTCGATCCGCACGACGCTCACGGCGGTCGGACTCATCCTCGTGGCGCTGGCCGCAGCTGTCGGCGGGCTCGGCCTGTACGCGCTGAATCACGCGAGCCGCTCGCTCGACGAGATCGCGCACGTCGACCTGCCGGCGATCCACACGCTCGACGACACGTCGTCGTACCTGCTGCGCGCGCGCGTGTCGCTCGACCGCTTCCGGTCGCTGACGGAAGGCGGCAACACGGCCGAAGCGGCCAAGGTGCTCGACCGCGCGCAGGAGCTGTACGCGAAGTCGAACCAGAACTGGCAGGCGTTCCAGTCGACGCCGAAGCTCGGCGTCGAGCAGGCGCTCGTCGACGAACTGACCACCCGCTACACGACGATCGTGAAGGAAGGCGTCGAGCCCGAATTCGCGGCCGCACGCGCGGGCGACATGGCCGCGTACCACGCGGTCGCCGATACCAAGATCAGCCCGATGTTCGTCGCGTACGACCAGGCCGCGTCGGCCGTGATCGCATCGCTGCAGAAGCGTGCGGAAGATCGCCAGGCCGCGACGCAATCGCAGATCTCGCTGATGATCGGGCTGATCGCGGCCGGCATCGCGATCGCGTTCGTCGTCGTGATCGCGATCCGCTTCGCGCTGCGCGGGCTGATCGTGCAGCCGCTCGAGGACGCGATCGCGCACTTCGAGCGCATCGCCGGCGGCGACCTCACGCAGCCGGTCAACGTGTTCAGCACGAACGAGATCGGCCGCCTGTTCGGCGGCATCAAGCGGATGCAGGACGCCGTCACGACGATGGTGCAGGCCGTGCATCGCGGCACCGAATCGATCGACGTCGGCGCGCGCGAGATCTCGACCGGCAACACCGACCTGTCGCAGCGTACCGAGGAGCAGGCCGCATCGCTGCAGGAAACCGCGTCGAGCATGGAGCAGTTGACGGGCACCGTGCGGCAGAACGCGGAGAACGCGCGGCAGGCCAGCCAGCTCGCGGTGAACGCATCGGACATCGCGACGCAGGGTGGCGACGTGGTCGGCCAGGTCGTGTCGACGATGCAGGACATCGCGGCGAGCTCGGGCAAGGTCGTCGACATCATCGGCACGATCGAAGGCATCGCGTTCCAGACCAACATCCTCGCGCTGAACGCGGCGGTCGAAGCCGCCCGCGCGGGTGAACAGGGCCGCGGCTTCGCGGTGGTCGCGGGCGAAGTGCGCTCGCTCGCACAGCGCAGCGCGAGCGCCGCGAAGGAAATCAAGACGCTGATCGGCGATTCGGCCGAGAAGGTCGAAAGCGGGTCGGCGCTCGTGTCGCGCGCCGGCTCGACGATGGACGAGATCGTGCAGGCCGTGCGCCGCGTGACCGACATCATGGGCGAGATCAGCGCCGCGTCGGACGAGCAGTCGACCGGCATCGAGCAGGTCAACCGCGCGGTCGGCCAGATGGATTCGGTCACGCAGCAGAACGCGGCGCTCGTCGAGCAGGCGGCGGCCGCGGCTGCGTCGCTCGAAGAGCAGACGCGCCAGATGAAGACGATCGTGTCGGGCTGGCGCGTGATGGGCGGCATCACGCTCGCGCCGTCGCGCGGTGTGGCGCGGCCGGTCGCGCACGCGCCCGCGCCGGCGCTGACGTCGGAGCCGCGTGTCGATGCGGCACCGGTCGCCGCGCTGCCGGCCCCGCAGGCCGCCGCACAACCGGCACGGCGCGCCGCGCCGGCGCCGCGTGCCGCCGCTGCGGCTGCGACGGGTGCGGGCCACGAACCGAAGCGTGCGGCCGATACGGGCGCACACGCGCAGAAGGATGCACCGGCTTCCCGCGGCACGGCTGCGGGCGGCTACGGTCCGCGTCTCTCGAAGACCGCCGCACCGGCCGACAAGCCGGCCGCGAAGCCCGCGCTCGTGCGCCCGGCGCTGAACGGCGAGAAGCCGGCGGCGGCCACGGCCGGCACGTCCGACGATGATTGGGAGACCTTCTAA
- the cheA gene encoding chemotaxis protein CheA: protein MTLDITQFYQTFFDEADELLAQMEQLLLNLDVGSPDPEDLAAIFRAAHSIKGGAATFGFSALTDTTHILESLLDRARNHELTLTKEMVDAFLETKDVLSDQLVDYRASAEPDAAAAATICAKLERLKAESGAGAPAAAAPVAPVVAAVAPAAPAVEPAAGDDRAPDHVIEQAVAAAHPAGDADAGEGGPHLKITLVGVDAKDRELLTEELGNLGRIVAREEAGGDLTLWVESDVPSDDIVAVCCFVIDESQIRVGHGTAPAAPAAAQDAAAPAAEPAAAAQPVRAEVFAPQAAAPQPAASAPAAPAEPAAAAPQAQQPAQPAHADHAPQAAAHHDDKRARPAAAAASGAEGSSIRVGVEKVDQLINLVGELVITQAMLAETASAFDPALHDRLFNGMAQLERNARDLQEAVMSIRMMPMDYVFSRFPRLVRDLAGKLGKQVELVTFGQATELDKSLIERIIDPLTHLVRNSLDHGIETVDKRVAAGKDAVGQLVLSAAHHGGNIVIEVSDDGAGLNRERILAKAAKQGMQVSDNISDDEVWQLIFAPGFSTAETVTDVSGRGVGMDVVKRNIQSMGGHVEITSVAGRGTTTRIVLPLTLAILDGMSVKVGNEIFILPLNFVMESLQPSNDDIYTVGNGERVVRVRGEYLPLVALHEVFSVDDARTDPTQGIVTIMETEGRRFAMLIDELVGQQQVVVKNLETNYRKVHGISAATILGDGSVALIVDVAALNRETRAMHGARAGAELAMF, encoded by the coding sequence ATGACTCTCGACATCACTCAGTTCTACCAGACATTTTTCGACGAAGCGGACGAGCTGCTCGCGCAGATGGAGCAGTTGCTGCTGAACCTCGACGTCGGCTCGCCCGACCCCGAGGATCTGGCCGCGATCTTCCGCGCCGCGCATTCGATCAAGGGCGGCGCGGCGACGTTCGGCTTTTCCGCGCTGACCGATACGACGCACATCCTCGAATCGCTGCTCGACCGCGCGCGCAACCATGAGCTGACGCTGACCAAGGAAATGGTCGACGCTTTCCTGGAGACGAAGGACGTGCTGTCCGACCAGCTCGTCGACTACCGTGCAAGCGCCGAACCGGACGCGGCCGCTGCCGCGACGATCTGCGCGAAGCTCGAACGGCTGAAGGCCGAGAGCGGCGCGGGTGCGCCGGCTGCGGCAGCGCCCGTGGCGCCGGTCGTTGCCGCCGTTGCGCCGGCTGCGCCGGCCGTGGAACCGGCCGCCGGCGATGACCGCGCGCCCGACCACGTGATCGAGCAGGCCGTCGCGGCCGCGCATCCGGCGGGCGACGCCGATGCAGGCGAAGGCGGCCCGCACCTGAAGATCACGCTCGTGGGCGTCGACGCGAAGGATCGCGAGCTGCTCACCGAAGAACTCGGCAACCTCGGCCGGATCGTGGCCCGCGAGGAAGCGGGCGGCGACCTGACGCTGTGGGTCGAATCGGACGTGCCGTCCGACGACATCGTCGCCGTGTGCTGCTTCGTGATCGACGAAAGCCAGATCCGCGTCGGGCACGGCACGGCGCCGGCCGCACCGGCTGCCGCGCAGGACGCCGCGGCACCGGCAGCCGAACCGGCCGCCGCCGCGCAACCGGTGCGCGCCGAGGTATTCGCGCCGCAGGCCGCGGCACCGCAGCCGGCCGCATCGGCACCGGCGGCGCCCGCCGAGCCGGCCGCCGCTGCGCCCCAAGCGCAGCAGCCGGCCCAGCCGGCGCACGCCGACCACGCGCCGCAGGCCGCCGCGCATCACGACGACAAGCGCGCCCGCCCGGCGGCCGCGGCCGCATCGGGCGCCGAAGGCAGCTCGATCCGCGTCGGCGTCGAGAAGGTCGACCAGTTGATCAACCTGGTCGGCGAACTCGTGATCACGCAGGCGATGCTCGCGGAAACCGCGAGCGCGTTCGATCCGGCGCTGCACGACCGCCTGTTCAACGGGATGGCGCAGCTCGAGCGCAACGCGCGTGACCTGCAGGAAGCCGTGATGTCGATCCGCATGATGCCGATGGACTACGTGTTCAGCCGCTTCCCGCGTCTCGTGCGCGACCTCGCCGGCAAGCTCGGCAAGCAGGTCGAACTCGTCACGTTCGGCCAGGCGACCGAGCTCGACAAGAGCCTGATCGAACGGATCATCGATCCGCTGACCCACCTCGTGCGCAACAGCCTCGACCACGGGATCGAGACGGTCGACAAGCGCGTCGCCGCCGGCAAGGACGCGGTCGGCCAGCTCGTGCTGTCGGCCGCGCATCACGGCGGCAACATCGTGATCGAGGTGAGCGACGACGGCGCGGGCCTGAACCGCGAACGCATTCTCGCGAAGGCCGCGAAACAGGGCATGCAGGTGTCCGACAACATCAGCGACGACGAAGTCTGGCAGCTGATCTTCGCGCCGGGCTTCTCGACCGCCGAGACGGTGACCGACGTGTCGGGCCGTGGCGTCGGGATGGACGTCGTGAAGCGCAACATCCAGTCGATGGGCGGCCACGTCGAGATCACGTCGGTGGCCGGCCGCGGCACGACCACGCGGATCGTGCTGCCGCTCACGCTCGCGATTCTCGACGGGATGTCGGTGAAGGTCGGCAACGAGATCTTCATCCTGCCGCTGAACTTCGTGATGGAGTCGCTGCAGCCGTCGAACGACGACATCTACACGGTCGGCAACGGCGAACGCGTGGTGCGCGTGCGCGGCGAATACCTGCCGCTCGTCGCGCTGCACGAGGTGTTCTCGGTCGACGATGCGCGTACCGACCCGACGCAAGGGATCGTCACGATCATGGAAACCGAGGGACGCCGCTTCGCGATGCTGATCGACGAACTGGTCGGCCAGCAGCAGGTGGTCGTGAAGAACCTCGAAACCAATTACCGCAAGGTGCACGGCATCTCGGCGGCGACCATCCTCGGCGACGGCAGCGTCGCGTTGATCGTCGACGTCGCGGCGCTGAACCGCGAAACCCGTGCGATGCACGGCGCCCGTGCCGGCGCCGAGCTCGCGATGTTCTGA
- a CDS encoding protein-glutamate methylesterase/protein-glutamine glutaminase, producing MTAVQKIKVLCVDDSALIRSLMTEIINSQPDMTVCATAPDPLVARELIKQHNPDVLTLDVEMPRMDGLDFLEKLMRLRPMPVVMVSSLTERGSEITLRALELGAVDFVTKPRVGIRDGMLDYAEKLADKIRAASRARVRQAPQPQAVARAADSHPAAPMINNPLVSTEKLIIIGASTGGTEAIREVLTPLPPDAPAVLIAQHMPPGFTKSFAQRLNGLCRIAVKEAEHGERVLPGHAYIAPGHAHLLLARSGANYIAQLSDEPPVNRHRPSVDVLFRSAATHAGKNAIGVILTGMGRDGAAGLLEMKRAGAHTFAQDEASCIVFGMPREAIALGGADEIVPLAEMSRRVMARLATMGDRVQRV from the coding sequence ATGACCGCAGTGCAGAAGATCAAAGTATTGTGCGTCGACGATTCGGCGCTGATCCGCAGCCTGATGACCGAGATCATCAACAGCCAGCCGGACATGACGGTGTGCGCGACCGCGCCCGATCCGCTCGTCGCGCGCGAGCTCATCAAGCAGCACAACCCCGACGTGCTCACGCTCGACGTCGAAATGCCGCGCATGGACGGGCTCGACTTCCTCGAGAAGCTGATGCGCCTGCGGCCGATGCCGGTCGTGATGGTGTCGTCGCTGACCGAGCGCGGCTCGGAAATCACGCTGCGCGCACTCGAACTCGGCGCGGTCGATTTCGTCACGAAGCCGCGCGTCGGGATTCGCGACGGGATGCTCGACTACGCGGAAAAGCTCGCCGACAAGATCCGCGCGGCGTCGCGTGCGCGCGTGCGCCAGGCGCCGCAGCCGCAGGCCGTGGCGCGCGCGGCGGACAGCCACCCGGCCGCACCGATGATCAACAACCCGCTCGTCAGTACCGAGAAGCTGATCATCATCGGCGCGTCGACGGGCGGCACCGAGGCGATCCGCGAAGTGCTGACGCCGCTGCCGCCGGATGCGCCGGCGGTGCTGATCGCGCAGCACATGCCGCCGGGCTTCACGAAGTCGTTCGCGCAGCGCCTGAACGGCCTGTGCCGGATCGCGGTGAAGGAAGCCGAGCACGGCGAGCGCGTGCTGCCGGGCCACGCGTATATTGCGCCGGGCCACGCGCACCTGTTGCTTGCGAGAAGCGGGGCGAACTATATTGCGCAACTGTCGGACGAGCCGCCGGTGAACCGGCACCGTCCGTCGGTCGACGTGCTGTTCCGCTCGGCGGCGACGCACGCGGGCAAGAACGCGATCGGGGTGATCCTGACCGGGATGGGCCGCGACGGCGCGGCCGGCCTGCTGGAAATGAAACGCGCGGGCGCTCACACGTTCGCGCAGGATGAAGCAAGCTGCATCGTGTTCGGCATGCCGCGCGAGGCGATCGCGCTCGGCGGCGCGGACGAGATCGTGCCGCTCGCCGAGATGAGCCGCCGCGTGATGGCGCGCCTGGCGACAATGGGCGACCGCGTGCAGCGCGTTTGA
- a CDS encoding DUF3443 family protein — protein MRIPRTFKRWLGVLGLAAATAVLVTACGGGDGGGGSSSGNNGNNGNGGSDGNSGSTAVITVNAGVANVINIPTVSLKVCAPGTSNCQVVNNVLVDTASYGLRLVGSAVSGVLGSLPQVTSGGAPVAECGKFVSSYTWGSVRTVDLSIGSEQASSLPVQIIGDLGTTNVPSSCTNGGTSANSASALGANGILGIGPAPVDCGTTCATSTSTNNNYYACPNGDNANCTVALVPVAQQVANPVHRFADSSGVSVTMPSISNSGQASATGTLTFGLPDLTGKTVMTSTTTGDVSATFQGRNVMAFFDTGSNAYFFNDSTNQSTTCPKNVQFYCPVSPPASYSATLTGQNGVSGTVSMSIANADVLFSNSSTFAFNDIAGPFGSSSWLDIGMPHFYNRTIYFGMDKTASGGAAPFVAF, from the coding sequence TTGAGAATTCCTCGTACATTCAAGCGCTGGCTCGGCGTGCTGGGCCTCGCGGCGGCCACGGCCGTCCTCGTGACGGCATGCGGCGGCGGCGACGGCGGTGGCGGCAGCAGCTCGGGCAACAACGGCAACAACGGTAACGGCGGCTCGGACGGCAATTCCGGGAGCACGGCCGTCATCACCGTCAACGCCGGCGTCGCGAACGTGATCAACATCCCGACCGTCAGCCTGAAGGTCTGCGCGCCGGGCACGTCGAACTGCCAGGTGGTCAACAACGTGCTCGTCGATACCGCGTCCTACGGGCTGCGGCTCGTCGGCAGCGCCGTGTCGGGCGTGCTCGGCAGCCTCCCGCAGGTGACGAGCGGCGGCGCGCCGGTCGCCGAGTGCGGCAAGTTCGTGTCGAGCTACACGTGGGGTTCGGTGCGCACGGTCGACCTGTCGATCGGCTCCGAGCAGGCGAGCTCGCTGCCCGTGCAGATCATCGGCGACCTCGGCACGACGAACGTGCCGAGCTCGTGCACGAACGGCGGCACGTCGGCCAACTCGGCGAGCGCGCTCGGCGCGAACGGGATCCTCGGCATCGGGCCGGCGCCGGTCGATTGCGGCACGACCTGCGCGACGTCGACGTCGACGAACAACAACTACTACGCATGCCCGAACGGTGACAACGCGAACTGCACGGTGGCGCTCGTGCCGGTGGCGCAGCAGGTGGCCAACCCGGTGCATCGTTTCGCCGACAGCAGCGGCGTGAGCGTGACGATGCCGAGCATTTCGAACAGCGGGCAGGCCAGCGCAACCGGGACGCTGACGTTCGGCTTGCCCGACCTGACCGGGAAGACCGTGATGACGTCGACCACGACGGGCGACGTCAGTGCGACGTTCCAGGGGCGCAACGTGATGGCGTTCTTCGATACGGGTTCGAACGCGTATTTCTTCAACGATTCGACGAACCAGTCGACGACCTGCCCGAAGAACGTGCAGTTCTACTGCCCGGTATCGCCGCCGGCCAGCTACTCGGCGACGTTGACCGGCCAGAACGGCGTGAGCGGTACGGTATCGATGTCCATCGCAAACGCGGATGTGCTGTTCTCGAACTCGTCGACGTTCGCGTTCAACGACATCGCGGGCCCGTTCGGTTCGTCCAGCTGGCTCGACATCGGCATGCCGCACTTCTACAACCGGACGATCTACTTCGGGATGGACAAGACCGCGAGCGGCGGTGCGGCGCCTTTCGTCGCATTCTGA
- the cheY gene encoding chemotaxis response regulator CheY, translated as MDKSMKILVVDDFPTMRRIVRNLLKELGYSNVDEAEDGAAGLARLRGGGFDFVISDWNMPNLDGLAMLKEIRADATLTHLPVLMVTAESKKENIIAAAQAGASGYVVKPFTAATLDEKLNKIIDKMAKAGS; from the coding sequence ATGGACAAGAGCATGAAAATCCTGGTGGTGGACGATTTCCCGACGATGCGCCGGATCGTCCGCAACCTGCTCAAGGAACTGGGCTACTCGAACGTCGACGAGGCCGAAGACGGCGCGGCCGGCCTGGCGCGGCTGCGCGGCGGCGGTTTCGACTTCGTGATCTCCGACTGGAACATGCCGAACCTCGACGGCCTCGCGATGCTGAAGGAAATCCGCGCGGACGCGACGCTCACGCACCTGCCGGTGCTGATGGTCACGGCCGAGTCGAAGAAGGAGAACATCATCGCGGCCGCGCAGGCCGGCGCGAGCGGCTACGTCGTGAAACCGTTTACGGCGGCGACGCTCGACGAGAAGCTGAACAAGATCATCGACAAGATGGCGAAGGCCGGGAGCTGA
- a CDS encoding DUF2844 domain-containing protein, with the protein MKLKRLGWAVAHATAAMGVLWSLHAHAELGGAPMSPPADDQAASVRALQRAMRSADGVQASTAAYTVREITLGSGTVIHEYTSAAGSVFGLAWQGPTMPDLASLLGSYFPQYTAGVQAAHKARGWRAPVSVDTSGLVIRTGGHMGAFSGQAWLPAALPAGLTGTDIQ; encoded by the coding sequence GTGAAGCTGAAACGCTTGGGCTGGGCTGTCGCGCACGCGACGGCTGCAATGGGTGTGCTGTGGAGCCTCCACGCACACGCGGAACTGGGCGGCGCACCGATGTCGCCGCCGGCGGACGATCAGGCCGCATCCGTGCGCGCGCTGCAGCGCGCGATGCGTTCGGCGGACGGCGTGCAGGCGAGCACGGCCGCCTATACCGTCCGCGAGATCACGCTGGGATCGGGCACCGTCATCCACGAATACACGTCGGCCGCCGGCAGCGTGTTCGGCCTCGCGTGGCAAGGGCCGACGATGCCGGACCTCGCGTCGCTGCTCGGCAGCTATTTCCCGCAGTACACCGCAGGCGTCCAGGCGGCGCACAAGGCGCGCGGCTGGCGCGCGCCCGTGTCCGTCGACACGAGCGGCCTCGTGATCCGGACAGGCGGCCACATGGGCGCCTTCTCGGGCCAGGCGTGGCTGCCGGCGGCGCTGCCTGCCGGCTTGACCGGCACCGACATCCAGTGA
- a CDS encoding CheR family methyltransferase, which translates to MPHARAPFRPDAPDASPRAGEPGRDFAFTGADFARIRALIHQRAGISLSEHKRDMAYSRLARRLRARGLDTFRDYLDLLEQEDDPLEWEAFTNALTTNLTAFFRESHHFPILSDFVKGRPAPVSVWCSAASTGEEPFSIAITLIEALGESAARGASILATDLDTQVLAKAEAGIYTYDQVKHLAPERLKRFFLKGTGPQAGRVKVRPELRAMIRFEQLNLTDADYGIAKPFDAIFCRNVMIYFDKPTQGQVLSRFEPLVKPGGLLFAGHSENFTYVTQAFRLRGQTVYELTRDAAQGARPRSAQALAMSSPARMHAAGAASALGERG; encoded by the coding sequence ATGCCGCACGCGCGCGCGCCGTTTCGACCCGATGCACCGGATGCCTCGCCTCGCGCGGGCGAGCCGGGGCGCGACTTCGCGTTCACGGGCGCGGATTTCGCACGCATTCGCGCGCTGATCCATCAACGCGCGGGGATCTCGCTGTCCGAGCACAAGCGCGACATGGCGTACAGCCGTCTCGCGCGCCGCTTGCGGGCACGCGGCCTCGACACGTTCCGCGACTACCTCGACCTGCTCGAGCAGGAAGACGATCCGCTCGAGTGGGAAGCGTTCACCAATGCGCTGACGACGAACCTGACCGCGTTCTTCCGCGAGTCGCACCATTTCCCGATCCTGTCGGATTTCGTGAAGGGGCGGCCGGCGCCGGTATCGGTCTGGTGCTCGGCGGCGTCGACCGGCGAGGAGCCTTTCTCGATCGCGATCACGCTGATCGAGGCGCTCGGCGAATCGGCCGCGCGCGGTGCGTCGATCCTCGCGACCGACCTCGACACGCAGGTGCTCGCGAAGGCGGAAGCCGGCATCTACACGTACGACCAGGTCAAGCACCTGGCGCCGGAGCGGCTGAAGCGCTTCTTCCTGAAGGGCACGGGCCCGCAGGCCGGCCGCGTGAAGGTGCGCCCCGAGCTGCGCGCGATGATCCGCTTCGAGCAGCTGAACCTGACCGACGCGGATTACGGGATCGCGAAGCCGTTCGACGCGATCTTCTGCCGCAACGTGATGATCTATTTCGACAAGCCGACGCAGGGGCAGGTGCTGTCGCGCTTCGAGCCGCTCGTGAAGCCGGGCGGGTTGCTGTTCGCCGGCCATTCGGAAAACTTCACGTATGTCACGCAGGCGTTCCGGCTGCGCGGGCAGACGGTGTATGAACTGACCCGCGACGCCGCCCAGGGCGCGCGGCCGCGTAGTGCGCAAGCACTTGCGATGTCGTCTCCCGCGCGCATGCATGCCGCGGGTGCCGCATCAGCTCTTGGAGAGCGCGGATGA
- the cheD gene encoding chemoreceptor glutamine deamidase CheD — protein sequence MSALPIATNRYFDNHFGRPGVKLLPNEFYTTSEDMVLMTVLGSCVAACLHDPYAGIGGMNHFMLPDDGADPGAAASESMRYGAYAMEVLINEMIKAGGRRERFEAKVFGGAAVLAGMTTINIGDRNADFVRRYLALERIRITAEDLQGVHPRKVAFMAATGRAAVKKLRLQVPGVTEREAALAREADRARTARPRPQVELFAAKRPAAPPPARPRIELFGARSAAPAGGVRAANLSRKQEA from the coding sequence ATGAGCGCCCTGCCGATCGCCACCAATCGCTACTTCGACAACCACTTCGGCCGTCCCGGCGTGAAGCTGTTGCCGAACGAGTTCTACACGACGTCCGAGGACATGGTGCTGATGACCGTGCTCGGCTCGTGCGTCGCCGCGTGCCTGCACGACCCGTACGCGGGCATCGGCGGGATGAACCACTTCATGCTGCCCGACGACGGCGCCGATCCGGGCGCAGCCGCGTCGGAATCGATGCGCTACGGCGCGTATGCGATGGAAGTGCTGATCAACGAGATGATCAAGGCCGGCGGGCGCCGCGAACGCTTCGAGGCGAAGGTGTTCGGGGGCGCTGCCGTGCTGGCCGGGATGACGACGATCAACATCGGTGACCGCAATGCGGATTTCGTCCGCCGCTACCTCGCGCTCGAACGCATCCGCATCACGGCGGAAGACCTGCAGGGCGTGCATCCTCGCAAGGTCGCGTTCATGGCGGCTACGGGGCGCGCGGCGGTGAAGAAGCTGCGGCTGCAGGTGCCGGGCGTCACCGAGCGCGAAGCCGCGCTCGCCCGCGAGGCCGATCGCGCCCGCACCGCACGGCCGCGTCCGCAGGTCGAGCTGTTCGCGGCGAAGCGTCCGGCTGCGCCGCCACCGGCGCGCCCGCGCATCGAGCTGTTCGGCGCGCGCAGCGCGGCGCCGGCCGGCGGCGTGCGGGCGGCGAACCTATCAAGAAAGCAGGAGGCATGA
- the cheW gene encoding chemotaxis protein CheW, with amino-acid sequence MINPAAANAATSRRDTEQGDATGQEFLVFTLGDEEYGIDILKVQEIRGYDSVTRIANAPEFIKGVINLRGIIVPIVDMRIKFHLGRVEYDHQTVVIILNVAHRVVGMVVDGVSDVLTLQTDQIMPAPEFGATLTTEYLTGLGTVDGRMLILMDIEKLMSSREMALIETLGG; translated from the coding sequence ATGATCAATCCGGCCGCGGCGAACGCGGCAACGAGCCGTCGCGACACGGAGCAAGGCGACGCGACGGGCCAGGAATTCCTCGTGTTCACGCTCGGCGACGAGGAATACGGGATCGACATCCTGAAGGTGCAGGAAATCCGCGGCTACGACAGCGTCACGCGCATCGCGAACGCGCCGGAGTTCATCAAGGGCGTGATCAACCTGCGCGGGATCATCGTGCCGATCGTCGACATGCGGATCAAGTTCCATCTCGGCCGCGTCGAGTACGACCACCAGACCGTCGTGATCATCCTGAACGTCGCGCATCGCGTGGTCGGGATGGTGGTCGACGGCGTGTCGGACGTGCTGACGCTGCAGACCGACCAGATCATGCCGGCGCCGGAATTCGGCGCGACGCTGACGACCGAGTACCTGACGGGCCTCGGCACGGTCGACGGCCGGATGCTGATCCTGATGGACATCGAGAAGCTGATGTCGAGCCGTGAAATGGCGCTGATCGAGACGCTCGGCGGGTAA
- the cheZ gene encoding protein phosphatase CheZ, producing MNEPIHAALTGAGFSADGQAEGADFASDRILARIGHVTRTLRDSMRELGLDKHVERAAEAVPDARDRLRYVATMTEQAAVRVLNAIEVAKPMQERIQNEAEALDARWAQWYAAPIEHAEVRELMDDTRTFLRTLPESTSATSAQLLEIMLAQDFQDLTGQVIKKIMDMVYLIEQQLLTVLVENIAPERREQFAATAALLAAEQMSSTGSPESLLNGPQIAPEGKTDVVQDQGQVDDLLASLGF from the coding sequence GTGAACGAGCCGATCCATGCCGCGCTGACCGGCGCCGGGTTCAGCGCCGACGGCCAGGCCGAAGGCGCCGATTTCGCGAGCGACCGCATCCTCGCGCGTATCGGCCATGTCACGCGCACGCTGCGCGATTCGATGCGCGAGCTCGGGCTCGACAAGCACGTCGAGCGGGCGGCGGAAGCCGTGCCCGATGCGCGCGACCGGCTGCGCTACGTTGCGACGATGACCGAGCAGGCCGCCGTGCGCGTGCTGAATGCGATCGAGGTCGCGAAGCCGATGCAGGAGCGCATCCAGAACGAGGCCGAGGCACTCGACGCGCGCTGGGCGCAGTGGTACGCGGCACCGATCGAGCACGCGGAAGTGCGCGAGCTGATGGACGACACGCGCACGTTCCTGCGCACGCTGCCCGAATCGACGTCGGCGACCAGCGCGCAACTGCTCGAGATCATGCTCGCGCAGGATTTCCAGGACCTGACCGGGCAGGTGATCAAGAAGATCATGGACATGGTCTACCTGATCGAGCAGCAGCTCCTCACCGTGCTCGTCGAGAACATCGCGCCCGAGCGGCGCGAGCAGTTCGCGGCCACCGCGGCTTTGCTCGCCGCCGAGCAGATGAGCTCGACCGGCAGCCCCGAGTCGCTGCTGAACGGCCCGCAGATCGCGCCGGAAGGCAAAACCGACGTGGTCCAGGATCAGGGGCAGGTGGACGACCTGCTCGCCAGCCTGGGCTTCTGA